In one Pseudomonas fitomaticsae genomic region, the following are encoded:
- a CDS encoding ArsR/SmtB family transcription factor, producing the protein MEHAPCISQIATLLADPKRSAMMWALMDGSARQTEELALLAGLSPSSASAHLGRLSAGGLLKVEARGRKRFFRLAAPEIGAAIEALASATLASAPREIPDVFKRASPVVRPQAAPSSLLRARFCDDHLGGTLAADLYQRLLDAGWIEQLEHRVVVTHKGSTQLAGRGVYVQALAHRNAQVACACPDWSERRPHMGGSLGAALLQLFMQSGWLVLPNDSRALQLTAAGQREIHRFACETELELAL; encoded by the coding sequence ATGGAACATGCACCTTGCATCAGCCAGATCGCCACGTTGCTGGCCGATCCCAAACGCAGCGCAATGATGTGGGCGCTCATGGATGGCTCGGCGCGGCAGACCGAGGAACTGGCGTTGCTGGCGGGGCTTTCGCCGTCGTCAGCCAGTGCGCATCTGGGGCGCTTGTCCGCTGGCGGTCTGTTGAAGGTCGAGGCGCGCGGTCGCAAACGCTTCTTCCGCCTGGCGGCTCCCGAAATCGGCGCAGCCATCGAAGCGCTGGCCAGCGCCACGTTGGCCAGCGCTCCGCGAGAAATCCCCGACGTGTTCAAGCGTGCCTCGCCGGTCGTCAGACCCCAGGCGGCGCCTTCGTCACTGCTGCGCGCGCGGTTTTGCGACGACCATCTGGGTGGAACGCTGGCCGCCGACCTGTACCAGCGGCTGCTCGATGCCGGCTGGATCGAGCAGCTTGAGCATCGAGTGGTGGTCACGCATAAAGGCTCGACACAACTGGCCGGGCGCGGGGTGTACGTCCAGGCACTGGCCCACCGCAACGCCCAGGTGGCGTGCGCCTGCCCGGACTGGAGCGAGCGTCGCCCGCATATGGGAGGCTCGTTGGGGGCGGCGTTGTTGCAGCTGTTCATGCAGTCGGGCTGGCTGGTGCTGCCCAACGATTCCCGCGCCCTGCAACTGACGGCGGCGGGCCAGCGGGAAATTCATCGTTTCGCCTGTGAAACCGAGCTGGAATTGGCGTTGTAG
- a CDS encoding putative quinol monooxygenase, which yields MSQPFTAIATLIARPGQQDALEQHLRALIEPTRAEAGCGQYELHQDLANPLAFYMIEQWANDEALQAHDASTHIQHFRSQAEAFLEHFELKRLRVIA from the coding sequence ATGTCCCAGCCTTTCACCGCCATCGCCACCCTGATCGCCCGACCTGGCCAGCAGGACGCCCTCGAACAGCACCTGCGCGCCCTGATCGAACCGACCCGCGCCGAAGCCGGTTGCGGTCAGTACGAACTGCACCAGGATCTGGCCAACCCGCTGGCCTTCTACATGATCGAACAGTGGGCCAACGACGAAGCCCTGCAAGCCCACGATGCCAGCACCCATATCCAGCATTTCCGCAGCCAGGCCGAGGCGTTCCTCGAACACTTCGAACTCAAGCGCCTGCGCGTCATCGCCTGA
- a CDS encoding MFS transporter produces the protein MTTTSRNARLIITARLISDFGAFLNMVALATYVYLLSNSAMSVGIFLASRVGGGIFASLIGTAFYRRCSGRLPLIAFDLLRATVLGLLLIVPVSQQALLLPLIAFGLGFGNSMFAIGLNSQLPRLIEPAQLLKTNAWITSASSMAMVGGSLVSGLLVAGVGFETVFALNALTYLLAAVLIAPLRFSAPEPVAESSAKQGEWSALLQGLRSAPVVAAMLAVTMADTLGSAAHNVGFPIISKLLTPDSASTTLGLMLAVWAAGKLLGARIASRLNGSENIHLERRYFGGVLLMSCEFILMFQQHSVVGLLLFSLPAGLGDGFSEVGLMSRLQREPEPLRLPIFSFLTLLQMTGFGVGMLIAAPFYEWWAPGAVVLLFHGIPLATVLSMKVLLLRRERVARSSPTPVP, from the coding sequence GTGACCACCACCTCCCGCAATGCCCGGCTGATCATCACGGCGCGGCTGATTTCCGATTTCGGCGCTTTCCTGAACATGGTTGCGCTGGCCACTTATGTCTATCTCTTGAGCAACAGTGCGATGAGCGTGGGGATTTTTCTCGCCAGTCGCGTGGGCGGCGGGATTTTCGCCAGCCTGATCGGCACCGCGTTTTATCGTCGATGCAGCGGTCGCTTGCCGTTGATTGCCTTCGATCTATTGCGCGCCACAGTGCTCGGTTTGTTGCTGATCGTGCCGGTCAGTCAGCAGGCGTTGTTGCTGCCGCTGATCGCGTTCGGTCTGGGCTTTGGCAATTCGATGTTCGCCATCGGCCTCAACAGCCAGTTGCCGCGCTTGATCGAGCCGGCGCAGTTGCTCAAGACCAATGCCTGGATCACGTCCGCCTCGTCCATGGCGATGGTCGGCGGCAGTCTGGTGTCCGGGTTGCTGGTCGCGGGGGTTGGTTTTGAAACGGTGTTTGCGCTGAATGCGCTGACCTATCTGTTGGCGGCAGTGTTGATTGCGCCGCTGCGGTTCAGCGCACCGGAGCCGGTGGCCGAATCCAGCGCAAAACAGGGTGAATGGTCGGCGTTGTTGCAAGGATTGCGCAGCGCTCCGGTGGTGGCGGCGATGCTGGCGGTGACCATGGCCGACACCCTTGGCAGCGCTGCGCACAACGTCGGTTTTCCGATCATTTCCAAACTGCTGACACCGGACTCGGCGAGCACCACGCTGGGCCTGATGCTCGCGGTGTGGGCCGCCGGCAAGCTGCTCGGCGCGCGGATCGCCAGTCGCCTGAACGGCTCGGAAAACATTCATCTGGAGCGCCGCTATTTCGGTGGCGTGTTGCTGATGTCCTGCGAATTCATCCTGATGTTCCAACAGCACAGCGTCGTCGGTCTGTTGCTGTTTTCGCTGCCGGCCGGATTGGGCGACGGTTTCTCGGAAGTCGGCCTGATGTCACGGCTGCAACGGGAACCGGAGCCCCTGCGCCTGCCGATCTTCAGTTTCCTGACGCTGTTGCAGATGACCGGGTTCGGCGTCGGCATGCTGATCGCCGCGCCGTTCTATGAGTGGTGGGCGCCGGGTGCCGTGGTGCTGTTGTTCCACGGCATTCCCCTCGCCACAGTGCTGTCGATGAAAGTCCTGCTGCTCAGGCGCGAGCGGGTTGCGCGCAGCAGCCCGACGCCAGTTCCTTGA
- a CDS encoding heavy metal translocating P-type ATPase: protein MSDSITFDLPISGMTCASCAGRVERALSKVSGASAVSVNLATEQARVQAPGDSLPALMEAVERAGYSVPQHTVELNIDGMTCASCVGRVERALNKVAGVKSVSVNLANERAHLELLGAVDPQTLIAAVSKAGYSASLFELEHQTDNRQQRLNHERWALICAIALALPLVLPMLLQPFGIHWMLPAWAQFALATPVQFIFGARFYVAAWKAVRAGAGNMDLLVALGTSAGYGLSLYEWATADGRMPHLYFEASAVVIALVLLGKYLESRAKRQTASAIRALEALRPERAIQVIDGREQDVAISALRLGDLVLVKPGERFPVDGEVLEGQSHADEALISGESLPVPKQPGDKVTGGAINGEGRLLVSTTALGAESVLARIIRLVEDAQAAKAPIQKLVDKVSQVFVPTVLLLALATLIGWWLYGAPLETALINAVAVLVIACPCALGLATPTAIMAGTGVAARHGILIKDAEALERAHEVSAVVFDKTGTLTSGTPRIAHFSAIDGDENALLTAAGALQRGSEHPLAKAVLDACAERSLNVPDVSDSQSLTGRGIAGSLDGRRLALGNRRLLEESGLNAGNLSESAQAWETEGRTLSWLIEQSPQPRVLGLFAFGDTLKPGALHAVQQLAAQHIHSHLLTGDNRGSARVVAEALGIENVHAEVLPAEKAATVAELKKTGVVAMVGDGINDAPALAAADIGIAMGGGTDVAMHAAGITLMRGDPRLVPAALEISRKTYAKIRQNLFWAFVYNLIGIPLAAFGFLNPVLAGAAMALSSVSVVSNALLLKTWKPEDLEDNR, encoded by the coding sequence ATGTCAGATTCCATCACGTTCGATCTGCCCATCAGCGGCATGACCTGCGCCAGTTGCGCCGGTCGTGTCGAGCGGGCGTTGAGCAAAGTCAGCGGCGCCAGTGCCGTCAGCGTCAACCTCGCCACCGAACAGGCCCGGGTACAGGCCCCCGGCGACAGCCTGCCGGCACTGATGGAAGCGGTCGAACGCGCCGGTTACAGCGTGCCGCAGCACACCGTGGAATTGAACATCGACGGCATGACCTGCGCCTCCTGCGTCGGTCGCGTCGAACGCGCCCTGAACAAGGTTGCGGGGGTGAAAAGCGTCAGCGTCAACCTCGCCAATGAACGCGCTCACCTCGAACTGCTCGGCGCGGTCGACCCGCAAACCCTGATCGCCGCCGTGAGCAAGGCCGGTTATTCTGCCAGCCTCTTTGAACTTGAACATCAGACCGACAATCGCCAGCAACGCCTGAACCATGAACGCTGGGCGCTGATCTGTGCGATCGCCCTCGCCTTGCCGCTGGTGCTGCCGATGCTGCTGCAACCGTTCGGCATTCACTGGATGCTCCCGGCCTGGGCGCAGTTCGCCCTCGCCACCCCGGTGCAATTCATCTTCGGCGCACGGTTTTATGTGGCCGCGTGGAAAGCCGTGCGCGCCGGCGCCGGCAACATGGACTTGCTGGTGGCGCTGGGCACCAGCGCCGGTTATGGCCTGAGTCTCTATGAATGGGCGACTGCTGACGGACGCATGCCGCACCTGTATTTCGAAGCCTCGGCGGTGGTCATCGCCCTGGTGCTGCTCGGCAAATACCTGGAAAGCCGCGCCAAACGCCAGACCGCCAGCGCCATCCGCGCACTGGAAGCCCTGCGGCCGGAGCGGGCGATTCAAGTCATCGATGGCCGCGAACAGGACGTCGCCATCAGCGCCCTGCGCCTCGGTGACCTCGTATTGGTCAAACCCGGTGAACGCTTTCCGGTGGACGGCGAAGTGCTGGAAGGCCAGAGCCACGCTGACGAAGCGCTGATCAGCGGCGAAAGCCTGCCAGTACCCAAACAACCGGGCGACAAGGTCACCGGCGGTGCGATCAACGGCGAAGGCCGCTTGCTGGTGAGCACCACGGCACTCGGCGCGGAAAGCGTGCTGGCGCGGATCATCCGTCTGGTGGAGGACGCTCAGGCCGCGAAAGCGCCGATCCAGAAACTGGTGGACAAAGTCAGTCAGGTGTTCGTGCCGACGGTCCTGCTGCTGGCCCTGGCCACGCTGATCGGCTGGTGGCTGTACGGCGCGCCGCTGGAAACCGCATTGATCAACGCCGTCGCGGTGCTGGTGATCGCCTGCCCGTGTGCCCTCGGTCTGGCAACACCGACCGCGATCATGGCCGGCACCGGCGTGGCCGCGCGGCACGGGATTCTGATCAAGGACGCCGAAGCACTGGAACGTGCCCATGAAGTCAGCGCCGTGGTGTTTGACAAGACTGGCACCCTGACCTCCGGCACCCCGCGCATCGCGCATTTCAGTGCGATCGACGGTGACGAAAACGCCCTGCTGACAGCGGCCGGAGCACTGCAACGCGGCAGCGAACATCCGCTGGCCAAAGCGGTGCTGGATGCCTGTGCCGAACGCAGCCTTAACGTACCGGATGTGAGCGACAGCCAGTCCCTGACCGGGCGCGGCATCGCCGGCAGCCTCGACGGTCGGCGCCTGGCGCTGGGCAACCGGCGCTTGCTGGAAGAAAGCGGTCTGAACGCCGGAAACCTGAGCGAGTCCGCCCAGGCCTGGGAAACCGAAGGCCGCACGCTGTCGTGGCTGATCGAGCAAAGTCCGCAGCCCCGCGTACTCGGTCTGTTCGCCTTCGGCGACACCCTCAAGCCCGGCGCGCTGCACGCAGTGCAGCAACTGGCCGCGCAGCACATCCACAGCCACCTGCTGACCGGCGACAATCGCGGCAGCGCTCGCGTGGTCGCCGAAGCGTTGGGCATCGAAAACGTCCACGCCGAAGTGCTGCCGGCGGAAAAAGCCGCCACCGTCGCCGAGCTGAAAAAAACCGGGGTCGTGGCCATGGTCGGCGACGGCATCAACGACGCACCGGCGCTGGCCGCCGCGGACATCGGCATCGCCATGGGTGGCGGCACCGACGTGGCCATGCACGCTGCCGGCATCACCTTGATGCGCGGCGACCCTCGGCTGGTTCCGGCAGCGCTGGAGATCAGCCGCAAGACCTACGCGAAGATCCGCCAGAACCTGTTCTGGGCCTTCGTCTACAACCTGATCGGCATTCCGCTGGCGGCGTTCGGCTTCCTCAATCCGGTGCTGGCCGGCGCGGCGATGGCCCTGTCGAGCGTCAGCGTGGTGAGCAATGCGCTACTGTTGAAAACCTGGAAACCCGAGGATCTGGAGGACAACCGATGA
- a CDS encoding PA4780 family RIO1-like protein kinase, translating into MKTPKRIEPLIEDGLVDEVLRPLMSGKEAAVYVVRCGNQLRCAKVYKEANKRSFRQAAEYQEGRKVRNSRQARAMAKGSKFGRKEAEDAWQNAEVAALFRLANAGVRVPKPYDFLEGVLLMELVADEYGDAAPRLNDVVLEPDQAREYHAFLISQIVLMLCTGLVHGDLSEFNVLLTPTGPVIIDLPQAVDAAGNNHAFSMLERDVGNMASYFGRFAPELKKTKYAKEMWALYEAGTLHPASVLTGEFDDPEDLADVGGVLREIEAARLDEERKQAIRAADDEPKGKSDEPPPPPWMQ; encoded by the coding sequence ATGAAGACTCCAAAACGCATTGAACCCCTGATCGAGGACGGTCTGGTCGACGAAGTGCTGCGTCCACTCATGAGTGGCAAAGAAGCAGCTGTTTATGTGGTGCGCTGCGGCAATCAGTTACGTTGCGCAAAGGTCTACAAGGAGGCGAACAAACGCAGTTTCCGCCAGGCGGCCGAGTATCAGGAAGGCCGCAAGGTTCGCAACAGCCGACAGGCCCGGGCGATGGCCAAGGGGTCCAAGTTCGGGCGCAAGGAAGCCGAAGACGCCTGGCAGAACGCCGAAGTCGCGGCGCTGTTCCGCCTGGCCAATGCCGGGGTGCGGGTGCCCAAGCCGTACGACTTCCTCGAAGGCGTGCTGCTGATGGAGCTGGTAGCCGACGAATACGGCGATGCCGCGCCGCGTCTGAACGACGTGGTGCTGGAGCCGGATCAGGCCCGCGAGTATCACGCGTTCCTGATTTCGCAGATCGTGCTGATGTTGTGTACCGGTCTGGTGCACGGTGACCTCTCGGAGTTCAACGTGCTGCTGACACCGACCGGCCCGGTCATCATCGACCTGCCGCAAGCGGTGGACGCCGCCGGCAACAACCACGCGTTCAGCATGCTCGAGCGTGACGTCGGCAACATGGCGTCGTACTTCGGCCGGTTCGCCCCGGAGTTGAAGAAGACCAAATACGCCAAGGAAATGTGGGCGTTGTATGAAGCGGGTACGTTGCACCCGGCCAGTGTGCTGACCGGCGAATTCGACGATCCCGAGGACCTGGCCGATGTCGGCGGGGTGCTGCGCGAGATCGAAGCGGCACGTCTGGATGAGGAGCGCAAGCAAGCCATCCGCGCGGCGGACGACGAGCCCAAGGGCAAGTCCGACGAACCGCCTCCGCCACCGTGGATGCAGTGA
- a CDS encoding cation transporter produces MQVFTVEGMSCGHCVKAVTAAVQSKDPAASVRVDLAAKEVGVESALSAEQVIEAISEEGYAIKLA; encoded by the coding sequence ATGCAAGTGTTCACTGTTGAAGGCATGTCCTGCGGTCACTGTGTCAAAGCCGTCACGGCAGCGGTGCAGAGCAAGGATCCGGCCGCCAGCGTGCGGGTCGATCTGGCGGCGAAGGAAGTCGGCGTCGAAAGTGCACTGAGCGCCGAGCAGGTGATCGAGGCGATCAGCGAAGAAGGTTATGCGATCAAACTCGCCTGA
- the cueR gene encoding Cu(I)-responsive transcriptional regulator: protein MNIGQAARHSGLSAKMIRYYESIGLLKAAHRTDSGYRVYGDDDLHTLAFIKRSRDLGFSLEEVGKLLTLWQDRQRASADVKALARQHIDELNQKIRELGELRDTLQDLVEHCHGDHRPDCPILKELASGCCAQPARA from the coding sequence ATGAACATCGGCCAAGCGGCCCGCCACAGTGGCCTGAGCGCGAAGATGATCCGTTACTACGAGTCGATCGGTCTGCTCAAGGCTGCCCATCGTACCGACAGCGGCTATCGCGTCTACGGCGACGATGACCTGCACACGCTGGCGTTCATCAAGCGCTCACGGGACCTGGGCTTTTCGCTGGAGGAAGTCGGCAAGCTGCTGACCCTCTGGCAGGATCGCCAGCGCGCCAGCGCCGATGTAAAGGCCCTGGCCCGCCAGCACATCGACGAACTGAATCAGAAAATCCGCGAACTCGGCGAATTGCGCGACACCCTGCAGGATCTGGTCGAGCACTGCCACGGCGACCATCGCCCGGACTGCCCGATCCTCAAGGAACTGGCGTCGGGCTGCTGCGCGCAACCCGCTCGCGCCTGA
- a CDS encoding zinc-binding alcohol dehydrogenase family protein, whose protein sequence is MKAIAYFASLPISDEKSLQDIELPEPVAGPRDLLVEVKAISVNPVDTKVRQNVAPEGGAAKVLGWDVAGVVKSVGSEVTLFKAGDKVFYAGSIARAGGNSELHVVDERIVGHMPKTLGFAEAAALPLTAITAWELLFERLQIREGNTDEGQSLLIVGAAGGVGSILTQLASQLTGLKVIGTASRPETRDWVTELGADLVIDHSQPLSEELKRAGVTHVTHVASLTQTDQHLDQLVEALAPQGKLALIDDPKALDVTKLKRKSLSLHWEFMYTRSLFETPDMIEQHKLLNRVAGLIDSGTLKTTVGEHFGKINASNLRRAHELLESGKAKGKIVLEGF, encoded by the coding sequence ATGAAAGCCATCGCCTACTTCGCCTCGCTCCCGATCAGCGACGAAAAATCCCTGCAAGACATCGAACTGCCGGAACCGGTAGCCGGCCCGCGCGACCTGCTGGTGGAAGTCAAAGCCATTTCGGTCAACCCGGTCGACACCAAGGTTCGCCAGAACGTCGCGCCGGAAGGCGGCGCCGCCAAGGTGCTGGGCTGGGACGTGGCCGGTGTGGTCAAGTCGGTCGGCAGTGAAGTGACATTGTTCAAGGCCGGCGACAAGGTGTTCTACGCCGGTTCCATCGCCCGGGCCGGTGGCAACAGCGAACTGCACGTGGTGGATGAGCGGATCGTCGGCCATATGCCGAAAACCCTCGGTTTCGCCGAAGCCGCTGCACTACCGCTGACCGCGATTACCGCTTGGGAGCTGTTGTTCGAACGCCTGCAGATTCGCGAAGGCAACACCGATGAAGGCCAGAGCCTGCTGATCGTCGGCGCGGCTGGCGGCGTGGGCTCGATCCTCACCCAACTGGCCAGCCAGTTGACCGGGCTCAAGGTGATCGGCACCGCCTCTCGCCCTGAGACCCGCGACTGGGTGACCGAGCTGGGCGCTGACCTGGTGATTGATCACAGCCAGCCGTTGAGCGAAGAACTGAAACGCGCCGGTGTCACCCACGTGACCCACGTTGCCAGCCTGACCCAGACCGACCAGCACCTGGACCAACTCGTCGAAGCCCTTGCGCCGCAAGGCAAACTGGCGTTGATCGACGATCCGAAAGCGCTGGACGTGACCAAACTCAAGCGCAAGAGCCTGTCGCTGCACTGGGAGTTCATGTACACCCGTTCGCTGTTCGAAACGCCGGACATGATCGAGCAGCACAAACTGCTCAACCGGGTGGCCGGGCTGATCGACAGCGGGACGTTGAAGACCACGGTGGGCGAGCATTTCGGCAAAATCAACGCGAGCAACCTGCGCCGTGCCCATGAATTGCTGGAAAGCGGCAAGGCCAAGGGGAAAATTGTTTTAGAAGGTTTCTAA
- a CDS encoding LysR family transcriptional regulator: protein MLRFDDLQLFVRAADLGSLSAAARVMDMSAAVASAALKRIEQQLGARLLARSTRSLRLTAEGEGFLEYARAALSNLDEGRRLLASGQDQVSGILQLSAPSDFGRNLLLPWLDDFQREHPKLTVRLLLGDRIADLFRQPVDIALRYGEPEDSSLVALPIAPHNRRVLCASPAYLARHGEPLHLEQLAQHNCLLYMLGGRVHDHWSFHDGKREVGLTVSGDRFSDDADVVRLWAVAGAGIAYKSWLDVAGDVLAGRLKVLLPELLCERAPLNLLCAHRAQLSKPVNLLREMLASRCAELSSRFPVFQKSDH from the coding sequence ATGCTGCGTTTCGATGACTTGCAGTTGTTTGTCCGGGCGGCGGATCTGGGCAGCCTGTCGGCGGCGGCGCGGGTGATGGATATGTCCGCCGCCGTGGCCAGTGCCGCGCTCAAGCGGATCGAGCAGCAATTGGGCGCGCGTTTGTTGGCGCGCTCCACCCGCAGCCTGCGGCTGACGGCCGAAGGTGAAGGGTTTCTTGAGTACGCCCGGGCGGCGCTGAGCAACCTCGATGAGGGTCGGCGTCTGCTGGCCAGCGGGCAGGATCAGGTCAGCGGAATCCTGCAGCTGTCGGCGCCTTCGGACTTCGGTCGCAACCTGCTGCTGCCGTGGCTCGACGATTTTCAGCGCGAACACCCGAAACTGACGGTACGCCTGCTGCTGGGTGATCGCATCGCCGATCTGTTTCGCCAGCCGGTAGACATCGCCTTGCGCTACGGCGAACCGGAGGATTCCAGTCTGGTGGCGTTGCCGATTGCCCCACACAACCGACGGGTGCTGTGCGCATCACCCGCCTACCTGGCCCGGCACGGTGAGCCGCTGCATCTGGAACAGCTCGCCCAGCACAACTGCCTGCTTTACATGCTCGGTGGTCGGGTGCACGACCATTGGAGTTTCCACGACGGCAAACGCGAGGTCGGCCTGACCGTCAGTGGCGACCGTTTCAGTGACGACGCCGATGTGGTGCGTCTTTGGGCTGTGGCGGGAGCCGGCATCGCCTACAAATCGTGGCTCGATGTGGCCGGTGATGTGCTGGCGGGGCGGCTGAAAGTGCTGCTGCCGGAGCTGCTTTGCGAACGCGCTCCGCTGAATCTGCTGTGCGCCCATCGCGCACAATTGAGTAAGCCGGTGAACCTTCTGAGGGAGATGCTCGCCAGCCGTTGCGCCGAATTGAGTAGCCGTTTTCCCGTTTTCCAGAAGTCTGACCATTAG
- a CDS encoding adenosine deaminase, producing the protein MYDWLNALPKAELHLHLEGSLEPELLFALAERNKIALPWSDVETLRKAYAFNNLQEFLDLYYQGADVLRTSQDFYDLTWAYLLRCKEQNVIHTEPFFDPQTHTDRGIPFEVVLNGIAAALKDGEQQLGITSGLILSFLRHLSEDEAQKTLDQALPFRDAFVAVGLDSSEMGHPPSKFQRVFDRARHEGFLTVAHAGEEGPPEYIWEAIDLLKIQRIDHGVRAIEDERLMQRIIDEQIPLTVCPLSNTKLCVFDHMSQHNILDMLERGVKVTVNSDDPAYFGGYVTENFHALHTHLGMTQDQAKRLAQNSLDARLVKP; encoded by the coding sequence ATGTACGACTGGCTCAACGCCCTGCCCAAGGCCGAATTGCACCTGCATCTGGAAGGCTCGCTGGAGCCCGAGCTGCTGTTCGCCCTGGCCGAACGCAACAAGATCGCCCTGCCGTGGAGCGACGTCGAAACCCTGCGCAAGGCTTACGCCTTCAACAACCTGCAGGAATTCCTCGACCTGTATTACCAGGGCGCCGACGTGCTGCGCACCTCCCAGGATTTCTACGACCTGACCTGGGCCTACCTGCTGCGCTGCAAAGAACAGAACGTGATTCACACCGAACCGTTCTTCGATCCGCAGACCCACACCGACCGTGGCATTCCGTTCGAAGTGGTGCTCAACGGCATCGCCGCCGCGCTGAAGGATGGCGAGCAGCAACTGGGCATCACCAGCGGTTTGATCCTGAGTTTCCTGCGCCACCTGAGCGAAGACGAAGCCCAGAAAACCCTCGACCAGGCGCTGCCGTTCCGTGATGCGTTCGTCGCGGTGGGCCTGGACAGCTCCGAGATGGGTCACCCGCCGAGCAAGTTCCAGCGCGTGTTTGATCGTGCCCGTCACGAAGGCTTCCTGACCGTTGCCCACGCCGGCGAAGAAGGCCCGCCGGAGTACATCTGGGAAGCCATCGACCTGCTGAAGATCCAGCGTATCGACCATGGCGTACGCGCCATCGAAGACGAGCGCCTGATGCAACGGATCATCGACGAGCAGATCCCGCTGACCGTGTGCCCGCTGTCGAACACCAAACTCTGCGTGTTCGATCACATGTCCCAGCACAACATCCTCGACATGCTCGAGCGCGGCGTGAAGGTTACGGTGAATTCCGATGACCCGGCGTACTTCGGTGGTTACGTGACCGAGAACTTCCATGCGCTGCACACCCACCTGGGCATGACTCAGGATCAGGCCAAGCGCCTGGCGCAGAACAGCCTGGATGCGCGGTTGGTAAAACCATAA
- a CDS encoding multidrug effflux MFS transporter → MNFRTLLILGALTAFGPLAIDFYLPAFPTMALAFGTDEKHVQLTLSAYFFGLSIGQLAYGPVADRFGRRIPLLIGLTLFTLASVACAYAPNLEWLIGARLVQALGGCAGMVIARAVVSDKCDAVGSAKVFSQLMLVMGLAPILAPMLGGLLVNTSGWQSIFLVLTGFSALAGLAVALGLPESLPAHVPRQPLSGALRQYGRLLADPVYMGHALTGGIAIAGMFAYIAGSPFIFIKLYGVPAEHFGWLFGTNAAGFILVAQVNARLLAKRGPAFLLSRAVWVYLGAGLTLLAVSALHTEALWPLLIPLFICVASLGCISPNAAACAMNGQGGRAGSASALLGSMQFSVAAGASALVGILHDGTAVPMAIVISLCGLLVVCAAMLTRRMQNARALAKAQAEA, encoded by the coding sequence ATGAACTTCCGTACCCTTCTGATTCTCGGTGCCCTGACCGCTTTCGGTCCGTTGGCGATCGACTTCTATCTACCCGCATTTCCCACCATGGCGCTGGCGTTCGGCACCGACGAGAAACACGTCCAGCTGACGCTGTCGGCTTACTTCTTTGGTCTGTCTATTGGTCAACTGGCTTACGGGCCGGTGGCGGATCGCTTCGGTCGGCGGATTCCGCTGCTCATTGGCCTGACGCTGTTCACGCTGGCGTCGGTGGCCTGCGCCTATGCGCCGAATCTGGAATGGCTGATCGGCGCGCGACTCGTGCAGGCGCTGGGCGGTTGTGCGGGGATGGTGATTGCCCGGGCGGTGGTCAGCGACAAGTGCGACGCGGTGGGGTCGGCGAAAGTCTTCTCGCAGCTGATGCTGGTGATGGGGCTGGCACCGATTCTGGCGCCGATGCTCGGCGGTCTGCTGGTGAACACGTCGGGATGGCAGTCGATCTTCCTGGTGCTGACTGGTTTCAGTGCCTTGGCCGGGCTGGCGGTCGCTCTCGGTCTGCCGGAAAGTCTGCCGGCGCATGTTCCGCGTCAGCCGTTGTCCGGTGCATTGCGTCAGTACGGTCGGCTGCTGGCGGACCCGGTCTACATGGGCCATGCCCTGACCGGTGGCATCGCCATCGCCGGGATGTTTGCCTACATCGCCGGTTCCCCGTTCATTTTCATCAAGTTGTATGGCGTACCGGCCGAGCACTTCGGCTGGTTGTTCGGTACCAACGCGGCCGGGTTCATTCTGGTGGCGCAGGTCAATGCGCGACTGTTGGCCAAACGTGGTCCGGCCTTCCTGCTGTCGCGGGCGGTCTGGGTCTACCTGGGCGCCGGGCTGACGTTGCTTGCCGTCAGCGCCTTGCACACCGAGGCCCTGTGGCCACTGCTGATTCCGTTGTTCATCTGCGTGGCCAGCCTCGGCTGCATCAGCCCCAATGCGGCAGCGTGTGCGATGAACGGGCAGGGCGGTCGCGCCGGCAGTGCTTCAGCCTTGCTCGGCAGCATGCAATTCAGCGTCGCCGCCGGGGCTTCGGCGCTGGTGGGGATCCTTCACGATGGCACCGCCGTGCCGATGGCCATCGTCATCAGCTTGTGTGGTTTGCTGGTGGTGTGCGCAGCAATGCTCACCCGGCGCATGCAGAATGCCCGGGCGCTCGCAAAGGCGCAGGCCGAAGCCTGA